In one window of Nesterenkonia sandarakina DNA:
- the nrdR gene encoding transcriptional regulator NrdR: MYCPYCRHDSSRVVDSRMLDDGSGIRRRRQCPQCSKRFTTMETTSLNVIKRSGAAEPFDRSKVINGVRKACQGRPVSNDDLAVLAQEVEENIRAAGNAEVDANDVGLAILGPLRRLDVVAYMRFASVYRGFDTLQDFENAIEELRREELHGPSSSGATVVQPRFGFR; the protein is encoded by the coding sequence ATGTACTGCCCCTATTGTCGCCATGATTCGTCCCGAGTGGTCGACTCCCGCATGCTGGACGACGGTTCCGGCATCCGCCGACGTCGGCAGTGCCCCCAGTGCTCCAAGCGTTTCACCACCATGGAGACGACCAGCCTGAACGTGATCAAACGTTCCGGCGCGGCGGAGCCCTTTGACCGTTCCAAGGTGATCAACGGGGTGCGCAAGGCCTGTCAGGGACGTCCGGTCTCCAACGATGATCTGGCGGTCCTCGCCCAGGAGGTGGAGGAGAACATCCGCGCCGCCGGCAACGCGGAGGTCGACGCCAATGACGTGGGTCTGGCGATCCTGGGCCCGCTGCGCCGCCTGGATGTGGTCGCCTATATGCGCTTCGCCTCGGTGTATCGCGGGTTCGACACGTTGCAGGACTTCGAGAACGCCATCGAGGAGCTGCGCCGGGAAGAGCTGCACGGACCTTCAAGCTCAGGTGCAACCGTGGTGCAGCCCAGATTCGGATTCCGATAG
- a CDS encoding RluA family pseudouridine synthase, with product MSAQQIAVPEALDGGRADVVLAALFEVPRIQATQWLKEGLVTWAQDRTQGRTAGRAVKKSDRLAAGAQLAVVVPEKQDPLQVRIEAVEEMTVLHQDEAIVVVDKPVGVAAHPSPGWTGPTVIGGLLAAGVEISTSGAQERRGIVHRLDVGTSGVMVVAKTEHAYTVLKDAFRQRTTQKSYHALVQGLPDPVDGTIDAPIGRHPGHDWRFAVLEGGRESRTHYRLQQAYGRASLMDINLETGRTHQIRVHFSALGHPCAGDLTYGADPQLAADLGLTRQWLHAVELGFHHPEHGEWVSYRTDYPADLAQALEILENG from the coding sequence ATGAGCGCCCAGCAGATCGCCGTACCCGAGGCCCTCGACGGCGGCCGGGCCGACGTCGTGCTGGCCGCCCTCTTCGAGGTCCCCCGCATCCAGGCCACGCAGTGGCTCAAAGAAGGACTGGTCACCTGGGCGCAGGACCGGACCCAGGGGCGCACCGCCGGGCGCGCGGTGAAGAAGTCTGACCGTCTGGCCGCAGGGGCCCAGCTCGCCGTCGTCGTGCCCGAGAAGCAGGACCCGCTCCAGGTGAGGATCGAAGCCGTGGAAGAGATGACCGTGCTGCACCAGGACGAGGCGATCGTGGTGGTGGACAAGCCCGTTGGCGTGGCCGCGCACCCCTCGCCGGGCTGGACCGGACCGACCGTGATCGGGGGCCTGCTCGCCGCGGGGGTGGAGATCTCCACCTCAGGAGCCCAGGAGCGCCGCGGGATCGTGCACCGACTCGACGTCGGAACCTCCGGGGTGATGGTGGTGGCCAAGACCGAGCACGCCTACACCGTGCTCAAGGACGCCTTCCGGCAGCGCACCACCCAGAAGAGCTATCACGCGCTGGTCCAGGGTCTTCCGGACCCCGTGGACGGCACCATCGACGCTCCCATCGGCCGGCATCCCGGTCATGACTGGCGCTTCGCGGTGCTCGAGGGCGGACGCGAATCCCGCACCCACTACCGGCTGCAGCAGGCCTATGGCCGGGCCAGCCTGATGGACATCAACCTGGAGACCGGGCGGACGCATCAGATCCGAGTCCACTTCTCCGCACTGGGCCACCCCTGCGCCGGAGATCTGACCTACGGGGCTGACCCGCAGCTGGCCGCTGACCTTGGTCTGACCCGGCAGTGGCTGCATGCGGTGGAGCTCGGCTTCCACCACCCCGAGCACGGAGAATGGGTGAGCTACCGCACCGACTACCCCGCGGACCTGGCGCAGGCCCTCGAGATTCTGGAGAACGGCTGA
- a CDS encoding signal peptidase II: MSKQLSGDHQRSMRTPSRRTALLAAAALAVFAWAADQLTKLWVESTMILGEQTEVLPPVLYWRYHLNPGAAFSMGTDYTWIFTLIMLAVLGYVVLKSRELGGSWLWTLGLGGLAGGVAGNLTDRIFRDPSLNGEGIRSFGQGQVVDFIAVPNFAIFNIADSFIVCSIIGICAMMLFGLNLDGTREHGSGKHSPEKSNAEKSSPSEPSPEKPSAGTPGSEKPSAGKSSSGSTETAKTDAAETET; the protein is encoded by the coding sequence GTGTCGAAACAGCTCTCAGGTGACCATCAGCGGTCCATGCGCACCCCGTCCCGCCGAACTGCACTCCTCGCGGCAGCGGCCCTGGCGGTGTTCGCCTGGGCCGCTGATCAGTTAACCAAGCTCTGGGTCGAATCCACGATGATCCTGGGAGAGCAGACCGAGGTGCTGCCTCCGGTGCTGTACTGGCGCTACCACCTGAACCCGGGTGCCGCGTTCTCCATGGGCACCGACTACACCTGGATCTTCACGCTGATCATGCTCGCGGTGCTCGGCTACGTGGTGCTCAAGAGCCGAGAGCTCGGCGGATCCTGGCTGTGGACCCTGGGGCTGGGCGGGCTCGCCGGCGGGGTGGCAGGCAACCTCACCGACCGGATCTTCCGGGACCCCTCGCTGAACGGGGAAGGGATCCGCAGCTTCGGCCAGGGCCAGGTCGTCGACTTCATCGCCGTGCCGAACTTCGCGATCTTCAACATCGCCGACTCCTTCATCGTGTGCTCGATCATCGGGATCTGCGCGATGATGCTCTTCGGGCTGAACCTCGACGGCACCCGCGAGCACGGCTCCGGGAAGCACAGCCCCGAGAAATCCAACGCCGAGAAATCCAGCCCCAGCGAGCCCAGCCCCGAGAAGCCCAGCGCCGGCACGCCCGGTTCCGAGAAGCCCAGCGCCGGCAAGTCCAGCTCTGGGTCCACAGAGACCGCCAAGACCGACGCTGCGGAGACCGAGACATGA
- the dnaE gene encoding DNA polymerase III subunit alpha, with translation MARTGDFVHLHNHTEYSMLDGAAKIGELFEQTQHLGMPAVATTDHGFLFGAYEFWKTAQNYDVKPIIGLEAYLSPGTHRSDRTRVKWGDGVIGEKDVSGGGAYTHMTMWAENTAGMHNLFRMGSKASLEGYFYKPRMDRELLQTYGKGIIATTGCPSGEIQTRLHLGQYEEAKKAAGEYQDLFGKENFYCELMDHGLDIERKVKADLIKLARELNLPMVATNDLHYTHQHDHKAHGALLCVQSNSTLDDPNRFKFGSEEFYLKSAAEMRDLFRDFPDACDNTLAIAERCQVEFNEAASYMPRFPVPDGESEESWFIQEVEKGLHYRFPNGIPDEVRKQAEYEIGVITQMGFPGYFLVVADFITWAKEQGIRVGPGRGSGPGSMVAYAMRITDLNPLQHGLIFERFLNPDRVSMPDFDVDFDDRRRSEVIQYVVNKYGDERVAMIVTYGTIKSKQALKDSARVMGEPFATGDQLSKKMPPDAMGKPMPLGDIYDPKSSRYSEAAEMREYVDADPRLTEIFNLASGLEGLKRQWGVHAAGVIMSSDPLIDIIPIMKREQDGAIITQFDYPICENLGLIKMDFLGLRNLTIISDCLENIALNKGVEIDLETLELTDRAAYDLLARGDTLGVFQLDGGGMRSLLRLMRPDNFEDISAALALYRPGPMGANSHTNYALRKNGHQEVTPIHPELEEPLREILGTTHGLIVYQEQVMAIAQKVAGYSLGQADILRRAMGKKKKSELDKQYVNFSSGMESHGYSAAAIKALWDVLLPFSDYAFNKAHTAAYGLIAYWTAFLKANYPAEYLAALLTSVGENRDKLALYLSECRRMGVTVTSPSINESALTFTPVGDDTIRFGMGAVRNVGSNVVAGMVSAREEKGPYETFADFLKKVPMQVCNKRTIESLIKAGGFDELGHTRRALVTIHEQAIDQAISEKKGSQAYETDLFGSANMELGDSLSVSVPDLPEWEKMDKLSFEREMLGLYVSDHPLQGLERVLAHHADRSISSVMGEDGPADGAGITIAGMITSLQRRVAKSSGNPYARAEIEDMAGTIEVMFFGKTYQAVSMILAEDLVVSVKGQIDRREDGSVTLKAMDVVVPEINEDGNAGPVVVSVSAQRASEHLVMELGRALRAHRGNSDVHVRLLSGDKIELLRLGHEYQVSPSPALFGDLKVLLGPGCLEL, from the coding sequence ATGGCGAGAACCGGCGACTTCGTCCACCTGCACAACCACACCGAGTACTCGATGCTCGACGGCGCCGCGAAGATCGGGGAGCTCTTCGAGCAGACCCAGCACCTCGGGATGCCCGCAGTGGCCACCACGGACCACGGGTTCCTCTTCGGCGCCTATGAGTTCTGGAAGACCGCCCAGAACTATGACGTGAAGCCGATCATCGGGCTCGAGGCCTACCTCTCACCCGGCACGCACCGCTCCGACCGCACCCGGGTGAAGTGGGGCGACGGGGTGATCGGGGAGAAGGACGTCTCCGGCGGCGGCGCCTACACGCACATGACCATGTGGGCGGAGAACACCGCGGGGATGCACAACCTGTTCCGGATGGGCTCGAAGGCCTCCCTGGAGGGCTACTTCTATAAGCCTCGGATGGACCGGGAGCTGCTGCAGACCTACGGCAAGGGGATCATCGCCACCACCGGGTGCCCCTCCGGGGAGATCCAGACCAGGTTGCACCTGGGGCAGTACGAGGAGGCGAAGAAGGCCGCCGGGGAGTACCAGGACCTCTTCGGGAAGGAGAACTTCTACTGCGAGCTGATGGACCACGGGCTCGACATCGAGCGCAAGGTCAAAGCCGACCTGATCAAGCTGGCCCGTGAGCTGAACCTGCCGATGGTCGCCACCAACGACCTGCACTACACCCACCAGCACGATCACAAGGCCCACGGGGCGCTGCTGTGCGTGCAGTCGAACTCCACCCTGGATGACCCGAACCGGTTCAAGTTCGGCTCCGAGGAGTTCTACCTCAAGTCCGCCGCGGAGATGCGCGATCTCTTCCGCGACTTCCCCGATGCCTGCGACAACACCCTGGCCATTGCCGAACGCTGCCAGGTCGAGTTCAACGAAGCGGCCTCCTACATGCCCCGCTTCCCGGTGCCCGACGGGGAGTCCGAGGAGTCCTGGTTCATCCAGGAGGTCGAGAAGGGGCTGCACTACCGGTTCCCCAACGGCATCCCGGACGAGGTCCGCAAGCAGGCCGAGTACGAGATCGGCGTGATCACTCAGATGGGCTTCCCCGGCTACTTCCTGGTGGTGGCCGACTTCATCACCTGGGCCAAGGAGCAGGGCATCCGGGTGGGCCCGGGGCGCGGCTCCGGGCCCGGCTCGATGGTGGCCTACGCGATGCGCATCACCGACCTGAACCCGCTGCAGCACGGCCTGATCTTCGAGCGCTTCCTGAATCCCGACCGCGTCTCCATGCCCGACTTCGACGTCGACTTCGATGACCGGCGTCGCTCCGAGGTCATCCAGTACGTGGTCAACAAGTACGGCGACGAGCGCGTGGCGATGATCGTCACCTATGGCACGATCAAGTCCAAGCAGGCGCTGAAGGACTCCGCCCGCGTCATGGGGGAGCCCTTCGCCACCGGCGACCAGCTGAGCAAGAAGATGCCCCCGGACGCCATGGGCAAGCCGATGCCGCTGGGCGACATCTATGACCCCAAGTCCTCGCGCTACTCCGAGGCCGCCGAGATGCGCGAGTACGTGGACGCGGACCCCCGGCTGACCGAGATCTTCAACCTCGCCTCCGGCCTGGAGGGGCTCAAGCGGCAGTGGGGCGTGCACGCGGCGGGCGTGATCATGTCCAGCGACCCGCTGATCGACATCATCCCGATCATGAAGCGTGAGCAGGACGGCGCGATCATCACGCAGTTCGACTACCCGATCTGCGAGAACCTCGGCCTGATCAAGATGGACTTCCTGGGTCTGCGCAACCTCACGATCATCTCCGACTGCCTGGAGAACATCGCGCTGAACAAGGGTGTCGAGATCGACCTGGAGACCCTGGAGCTCACCGACCGTGCCGCCTATGACCTGCTGGCTCGCGGAGACACCCTCGGCGTCTTCCAGCTCGACGGCGGCGGCATGCGCTCGCTGCTGCGCCTGATGCGACCGGACAACTTCGAAGACATCTCCGCCGCCCTGGCGCTCTACCGTCCCGGCCCGATGGGCGCGAACTCGCACACCAACTACGCGCTGCGCAAGAACGGGCACCAGGAGGTGACCCCGATCCACCCGGAGCTGGAGGAGCCGCTGCGCGAGATCCTGGGCACCACGCACGGGCTGATCGTCTACCAGGAGCAGGTCATGGCCATCGCGCAGAAGGTCGCCGGGTACTCCCTGGGCCAGGCCGACATCCTGCGCCGCGCCATGGGCAAGAAGAAGAAGTCCGAGCTGGACAAGCAGTATGTGAACTTCTCCTCCGGCATGGAGTCTCACGGCTATTCCGCCGCGGCGATCAAGGCGCTGTGGGACGTCCTGCTCCCGTTCTCGGACTACGCGTTCAACAAGGCTCACACCGCCGCCTACGGGCTGATCGCATACTGGACCGCCTTCCTCAAGGCCAACTACCCCGCCGAGTACCTGGCGGCCCTGCTCACCTCGGTGGGGGAGAACCGGGACAAGCTCGCGCTCTACCTCTCCGAATGCCGGCGCATGGGCGTCACCGTGACCTCCCCGAGCATCAACGAATCCGCGCTGACCTTCACCCCGGTCGGCGATGACACCATCCGCTTCGGGATGGGCGCGGTGCGCAACGTGGGCTCCAACGTGGTCGCCGGGATGGTCTCCGCGCGTGAGGAGAAGGGCCCGTATGAGACCTTCGCCGACTTCCTCAAGAAGGTCCCGATGCAGGTGTGCAATAAGCGCACCATCGAATCGCTGATCAAGGCCGGCGGCTTCGACGAGCTCGGGCACACCCGCCGCGCCCTGGTGACCATCCACGAACAGGCCATCGACCAGGCCATCTCGGAGAAGAAGGGCTCCCAGGCCTACGAGACCGATCTCTTCGGCAGCGCCAACATGGAGCTGGGCGACTCGCTCTCGGTCAGCGTCCCGGACCTGCCGGAGTGGGAGAAGATGGACAAGCTCTCCTTCGAACGCGAGATGCTCGGCCTCTACGTCTCCGACCACCCGCTCCAGGGCCTGGAACGGGTCCTGGCCCACCACGCCGACCGCTCGATCTCCTCGGTGATGGGAGAGGACGGCCCGGCCGACGGCGCCGGGATCACCATCGCCGGCATGATCACCTCGCTGCAGCGCCGAGTCGCGAAGTCCTCCGGGAACCCCTACGCACGCGCCGAGATCGAGGACATGGCCGGCACCATCGAGGTGATGTTCTTCGGCAAGACCTACCAGGCCGTGTCGATGATCCTCGCCGAGGACCTGGTGGTCTCGGTCAAGGGTCAGATCGACCGTCGCGAGGACGGCAGCGTCACGCTCAAGGCCATGGACGTGGTGGTGCCCGAGATCAACGAGGACGGCAACGCCGGGCCGGTGGTGGTCTCGGTCTCGGCCCAGCGGGCCTCCGAACACCTGGTCATGGAGCTGGGACGGGCCCTGCGCGCGCATCGGGGGAACTCCGACGTGCATGTGCGGCTGCTCTCCGGGGACAAGATCGAGCTCCTGCGGCTGGGCCACGAGTACCAGGTCAGCCCGTCACCGGCGCTGTTCGGCGATCTCAAGGTGCTGCTCGGCCCCGGCTGCCTGGAGCTCTGA